ATATTCTCTTGATATTTTGAAGTGAAGCCAAGTATAAATGAATTCAATAACAAAAGAGACTcttaaaaaattctatcatactaattttttttagctaATGTTTGGAAGTCTGCTACTGTAAAATTCATACATCATGTTGTCTAGTTTATAATTTATCAAGTTTATGTGCGAAGATATCAAACTTTAGTCTTATATCATACTAATTTTgtctcttttgaattttaatccATTTATACTAATTTTCAAGCTTATTCAGTATGTCTAGTTTATAATTTATCAAGTTTATGTGCGAAGATATCAAACTTTAGTCTTATATCATACTAATTTTgtctcttttgaattttaatccATTGTAACGAATTTTCAAGCTTATTCAGTAATTCTAAGATGTTCTTAGTCAAACTTAACTGCTATATGCTATATTCTCTACATATGGTTCTTTGATCCTTGGAACCAATGCTCTATGGTTCTCTGATCCTTGGATGCAATACTCTATTCTATGTCAACAACTATTATATTGAATAAAAGGACAACAAATTCATGAGATATATATGAGGTTATGATTGAGTTACCTAAGTTGTGAATCTTCCATTCAGCTAAAATATTGTTCATCTATTGTCTTACTACATTACATCATCATAGTATGAAGCCAATTAGCAAGTAGAGAAAAGTTAAAGGACATAAGACGCTCACTTCCTCTTCACGAATATGAGCGAAGCTTTTCGATCCAGCAGTATGGAAAGTAACCTGCTTTGAACGATTAACCTTGTTCCTTAAACAACGAGCCTAAATTTACAGTTATTATAgttagaaatattttaagacaagtacaaaataaaataatatgaaaatatttaaatagttaCTACTTTTCTACTCACCTGTCCTTCCTCACTATTCCAAAAATCAATTAAATGCTTCCATTGATCAGGAATGACCCTTGGATCACGATCAGCTACACGATCCTCATAAGTTTTATGGGCATCATAGtgcttttttttcaattcacACTTGAAGTCCTTCCATTTCTTTCCAAGGGCCTTTATAACCCAAGACATACTATCATCTTCGATATCATACTTTAACTATAAAATGccaaaaataaactattttttcaGCAAAACAAGGTATATGTAAATAGCAAGATTTTAAGTGTCCATCGGCACAGGTCGTAttcaccgtgccgtaccgtgccaacaagataccggcacgatacagatcccgtgccgatggcacagctcaaaaccctctatttttaaaattagtaagtaacttcctcaataaagttcaaaagatgtgataaaaagcataataaatagttagaatattttgttgctaaaaaaataaatatttcatgttattaagtgtcggcacacaagaatttttttgatggGCACGCAGTTAACGGCACAGCTCGGcatgcaccgtgccgtaccgtgtcggcaagtttccggcacgaccctgTGCCACGACATTTAAATCCTTGGTAAATAGGcaatttattaaatgatttAAATACAAACCTTTACTAAGTTCCATAGTTTTTCTTTATACTCTGATGGTACTTGCCTCCAATCTTTATATATAAGAGGTGCATCGTTTCCATTTCTTACTACAGTGCCTAAGAAGTTTGTGAATTTTATAGCATCATCTCCAATTGGTTGGTCAAATTTATTGAACTTTTGTGGTAGAAGTTCATCATCTCGCGTTGCCCAGATTTTCAGCATTCGAATAGGAcctcttttgttctttgattTTCTAGTAGAATCTATTGAAAGAAATCACCGAAATAAGCTTACtctatcataatatatataatgtatgaaACATTTACATAATCACTCatttaccaaatttttttctgaattaaaataaaataataacaaaattttgttACCTGCATTTGGTTCATTGTGATCCTCTTTCATTTCATCTTCAGTAGAATgattatattttcattataattataATGCATATGGTTATTATAATTATCATGCATAtggttatataatatattatgatCTTCTGCAAAACCTTGATGATGCATCAGGTGAGATCTTGATGGTA
The Ananas comosus cultivar F153 unplaced genomic scaffold, ASM154086v1, whole genome shotgun sequence DNA segment above includes these coding regions:
- the LOC109705173 gene encoding uncharacterized protein LOC109705173, yielding MLKIWATRDDELLPQKFNKFDQPIGDDAIKFTNFLGTVVRNGNDAPLIYKDWRQVPSEYKEKLWNLVKLKYDIEDDSMSWVIKALGKKWKDFKCELKKKHYDAHKTYEDRVADRDPRVIPDQWKHLIDFWNSEEGQARCLRNKVNRSKQVTFHTAGSKSFAHIREEENVANVNEDASNGLERDAWYSSSSCIHAISTHRIHYKKINEDAA